A genomic segment from Thermoplasmataceae archaeon encodes:
- a CDS encoding flagellin, translating to MNRTIIRGVKALRKAFSLKVNSKADTGIGTLIVFIAMVLVAAVAAAVLINTAGLLQTRAQTTGTQTTQQVSSGLSIKAIYGMDNNSSQPEAGVIEYMAIYVTPNSGSAPINLGNATITLTYENFSASLTYNSKAYNNVFSGTQNVFNTTYFKNLAAATGSSHFGILGITNPGNSITAAYPVLTTGDEAAILINVSAVFHTGNFSKTTVDNGISQGQQVTGTIVPQVGATSTISFTSPIAYTTRVVQLQ from the coding sequence GTGAATAGAACCATAATAAGAGGTGTAAAGGCACTCAGAAAGGCGTTCAGCCTGAAAGTGAACAGCAAAGCAGACACGGGAATAGGAACTCTCATCGTGTTCATCGCGATGGTTCTTGTTGCCGCAGTTGCCGCAGCTGTGCTCATTAATACGGCCGGATTGCTTCAGACGAGGGCCCAGACCACAGGAACCCAGACCACACAGCAGGTATCGAGCGGGCTAAGCATAAAGGCCATATATGGAATGGACAACAATTCGTCTCAGCCAGAGGCTGGAGTTATAGAGTACATGGCAATATATGTCACGCCAAACTCAGGAAGCGCGCCAATTAACCTTGGAAATGCAACTATAACGCTGACCTATGAGAATTTCTCAGCATCGCTGACGTACAACTCCAAGGCATACAACAACGTATTTAGCGGAACACAGAATGTTTTCAACACTACCTACTTCAAGAATCTTGCGGCAGCTACTGGATCATCGCACTTTGGAATTCTCGGAATAACTAACCCTGGAAACTCCATAACAGCAGCATATCCGGTTCTCACAACTGGTGACGAAGCAGCAATACTCATAAACGTATCAGCGGTATTTCACACTGGCAATTTCAGCAAAACGACAGTTGACAATGGAATTTCGCAAGGTCAGCAGGTAACTGGAACTATAGTTCCGCAGGTAGGAGCAACTTCGACGATCTCTTTCACGTCTCCGATAGCTTACACAACGAGAGTGGTACAACTCCAGTAA
- a CDS encoding TIGR00725 family protein, whose product MYNISVIGGSNITDENCLIAHRVGELLAENTAVVFCGGLSGVMECVAEGVRTKGGIVVGILPGYSPVEGNSHLTVSVPTGMGYARNFLVSRAGEAIIAIDGSAGTLSEAAFSISEGKDVISLNSTEIVPRKKQEGRFISVSTPEEAVTQAMKSAETHRKKFMEIMRNLKD is encoded by the coding sequence GTGTATAATATATCCGTTATAGGCGGAAGTAACATTACAGATGAAAACTGCCTCATTGCACACAGGGTTGGCGAATTGCTTGCTGAGAACACGGCAGTTGTGTTTTGCGGCGGGCTATCCGGGGTAATGGAATGTGTCGCTGAAGGTGTCAGGACCAAAGGTGGAATTGTGGTGGGAATTCTTCCCGGGTACAGCCCCGTTGAAGGGAATTCCCACTTGACCGTATCCGTACCGACTGGCATGGGATACGCCAGGAATTTCCTTGTGTCGAGGGCAGGAGAGGCTATCATCGCCATTGATGGGTCCGCCGGTACGCTTTCAGAGGCTGCTTTTTCCATAAGCGAGGGAAAGGATGTCATCTCTCTGAATTCCACTGAGATCGTGCCAAGAAAGAAGCAGGAAGGCAGATTTATTTCTGTCTCTACTCCGGAAGAAGCAGTTACGCAGGCGATGAAGTCCGCTGAAACTCACAGAAAGAAATTTATGGAAATAATGAGGAACCTGAAAGACTAA
- the pheT gene encoding phenylalanine--tRNA ligase subunit beta, with translation MVVIRDTREFLQRTFGDQFLSRLERFSRVIGFSLDSDDDYVKVEFNPDRPDLFSFYSLSKSMDIFYGKEEPAGLALKHNEISVHITSDALSIRPFFLCFVAEGPELGERLQRIIEYQERLHDTLGRERKNISAGIHSLEESQRELTYSLELTTKIRMKTFDGELEGTALDILQNHLTGKKYSSLLPSMDRINAIKDSSGEVLSIPPIANSYRSRITERSSRMFIDVEGMQELSAIQALLLLAYEFRSMGYAISIPSITGISTETLSRLRGENLRTISVRRSEIKRVLGYDLNDGEIESSLKRMGFTFQETGDEYHVKVPGNRIDVMGAVDIIEDIAKGVGYDSIPYGVIPPQTLGVRDHGDGFLDTIREVLTGSGYQEVKSYVIGSQLPYGILKYEGGVRIFNPKSSDFSMVRDRLFPGMMEIIKQNRNRPLPQKIFEVGDVVSNGTQKAHVCIMLHDSRATFSSAKQILEYFTSRFSEKKIKIEHGHRDGLVDGRTGTIFMSGTEIGYIGEMHPELLDLYRVETPVSLAELDLSVFKNIIEAV, from the coding sequence ATGGTAGTAATCAGGGATACCAGGGAGTTTCTGCAGAGAACCTTTGGGGATCAGTTTCTGAGCCGTCTGGAAAGGTTTTCCCGTGTAATAGGATTCTCCTTGGATTCGGATGACGATTACGTTAAGGTTGAATTCAACCCGGACAGGCCTGATCTCTTTTCCTTCTATTCACTGTCAAAATCCATGGACATTTTCTATGGAAAGGAAGAACCAGCCGGACTGGCGTTGAAGCATAATGAAATATCTGTACATATAACCAGTGATGCGCTCAGCATAAGACCATTTTTTCTCTGTTTTGTGGCTGAAGGGCCTGAACTCGGCGAGAGACTCCAACGAATTATAGAATATCAGGAACGGCTTCATGATACGCTGGGTAGGGAGAGAAAGAACATTTCAGCGGGAATACACTCTCTGGAAGAAAGTCAGAGAGAACTTACTTACAGTCTCGAGCTAACAACGAAAATCAGAATGAAGACCTTTGACGGAGAGCTTGAAGGCACCGCACTCGACATACTGCAGAATCACCTGACCGGCAAAAAGTATTCGTCACTGCTGCCTTCCATGGATAGGATTAACGCAATAAAGGACTCCTCAGGCGAAGTGCTTTCAATTCCTCCAATAGCCAACAGCTACAGGTCTAGGATTACAGAGAGGTCGTCAAGGATGTTCATCGATGTGGAGGGCATGCAGGAATTATCTGCAATCCAGGCGCTCTTGCTCCTTGCATACGAGTTCAGGTCAATGGGATACGCCATTTCAATACCGTCAATAACGGGCATTTCCACGGAAACACTGTCCAGATTGAGGGGTGAGAACCTCAGAACTATTTCTGTCAGGCGCAGTGAAATAAAAAGGGTATTGGGGTACGACCTTAATGATGGCGAGATAGAAAGTTCTCTGAAGAGAATGGGTTTCACGTTTCAGGAAACGGGAGATGAGTATCATGTCAAAGTTCCAGGCAACAGGATAGACGTCATGGGAGCAGTGGACATCATTGAGGACATTGCCAAGGGCGTCGGATATGACAGTATACCGTACGGGGTAATACCACCACAAACATTGGGTGTCCGGGATCATGGTGACGGATTCCTTGACACGATCAGGGAGGTCCTTACAGGATCAGGGTATCAGGAGGTCAAGAGTTATGTCATTGGGTCGCAGCTGCCGTATGGAATCCTGAAATATGAAGGGGGAGTGAGAATCTTCAATCCGAAAAGCTCTGATTTTTCCATGGTAAGGGATCGCCTGTTCCCCGGAATGATGGAAATAATAAAACAGAACCGGAACAGACCCCTTCCACAAAAGATTTTTGAGGTCGGAGACGTCGTATCAAATGGTACTCAGAAGGCACATGTTTGCATCATGCTTCACGACAGCCGCGCAACGTTCTCGTCAGCAAAGCAAATACTGGAATACTTTACAAGCAGGTTTTCCGAGAAAAAAATTAAAATTGAACATGGACACCGAGATGGCCTAGTAGACGGGAGAACCGGGACTATTTTTATGTCTGGAACCGAGATAGGCTACATTGGCGAGATGCATCCGGAATTGCTTGATCTGTATCGCGTAGAAACACCAGTATCCCTTGCGGAGCTGGATCTTTCGGTGTTCAAGAATATTATAGAGGCGGTTTAG
- a CDS encoding AAA-associated domain-containing protein: MHSIETQNTGDIVGLLEILEDVGKAVDIAELDDMLDEERTTLMNLLGDAEALELIDVTSGDVKVTELGRRFLKSGINDRREILKEQLPNLEPFHSLMQLCRKDDKSRISKDDLFEFIGNRFPSDDNEKTFGLIITWGRYSRLIEYDSDTEEIVLLS, translated from the coding sequence ATGCACAGTATTGAAACGCAAAACACCGGTGACATCGTTGGCCTCCTAGAGATATTGGAAGATGTTGGAAAAGCCGTAGATATTGCAGAATTAGATGATATGCTTGACGAAGAGAGAACAACTCTCATGAATCTTCTTGGGGATGCCGAAGCACTTGAACTTATCGACGTCACCAGCGGAGACGTCAAGGTTACGGAACTTGGAAGAAGGTTTCTGAAGTCCGGCATTAACGATCGGAGGGAGATACTGAAGGAACAACTCCCGAACCTGGAACCGTTCCATTCACTGATGCAGCTTTGCAGAAAGGATGATAAAAGCAGAATTTCAAAGGATGACCTGTTTGAATTCATCGGAAATAGGTTTCCTTCCGACGATAATGAAAAGACCTTTGGACTTATAATAACGTGGGGCCGCTACTCAAGACTCATCGAATATGACAGCGATACTGAAGAGATTGTGCTGTTGAGTTGA
- a CDS encoding ribbon-helix-helix domain-containing protein encodes MSVPYRITVRISEDVMRKLEDMVENFQYESVSDIIRLAINEFIEKNEGKGGSSKVDLVLPKKVLEDLERDVDTGNAISLEDLIRIVLRDYTLKKVNKEIDEISGKN; translated from the coding sequence ATGTCTGTACCCTACAGGATCACAGTGAGGATTTCGGAGGACGTGATGCGGAAGCTTGAAGACATGGTAGAAAACTTCCAGTATGAAAGCGTTTCCGATATCATAAGGCTCGCGATAAATGAGTTTATTGAGAAGAATGAGGGTAAGGGAGGATCAAGCAAGGTTGACCTTGTTCTGCCAAAGAAAGTTCTGGAAGATCTGGAACGAGATGTAGATACAGGAAATGCTATTTCCCTCGAAGATCTCATAAGAATTGTACTGAGAGACTATACACTCAAGAAGGTCAATAAGGAGATAGACGAAATCTCTGGCAAAAACTGA
- a CDS encoding DHH family phosphoesterase, producing MLKDIIDQKLYELLYRGSTLIRNSDYVRVIAHYDGDGTSAAMVICAALKRLNIKFHLGYIKNLDGENFRRRIEEDPDRLAIIVDAGSDQAQYVPDIEKLIILDHHFYNKSTIKGLNINARDFGIDGTREACGSTMAFLMALVLDEGNRDLYPFFISGAIADKQDIGGLRGINETLGREYGKDYETVHTLNLEGGKVKDAITYSTDPFFSDLTGNPENVNGLLSRLGIDPESSVYDLQDNDKSTLSNALAAKLISQNVGLEAMKYLENDIVRFNEIGYSSKEISSIVDGNSKIGKNSIPVQYFLGDESVKDEMISNWRISRTKLIEYTYRVLKDIYEQDSIRYFYAPEGEMTGSISGILSLYLLKQDKPLIGFNAGSENTKVSSRGTRKLVQMGLNLSVVMREAATQVGGSGGGHDIAAGAVIPRGKEKQFVEIANDLVKGQLSGATT from the coding sequence ATGCTAAAGGACATAATTGACCAGAAATTGTATGAACTTCTTTACCGGGGTTCTACCCTGATAAGGAATTCTGATTATGTTCGTGTCATTGCTCATTATGACGGTGATGGGACTAGCGCGGCGATGGTTATCTGTGCAGCCCTGAAAAGACTGAACATAAAGTTTCACCTGGGATATATAAAGAACCTTGATGGCGAGAATTTCAGGAGAAGGATAGAGGAAGACCCAGACCGCCTGGCCATAATAGTTGATGCAGGATCAGATCAGGCACAATATGTCCCGGACATTGAAAAACTCATTATTCTGGACCATCATTTTTACAACAAGTCCACCATAAAGGGCCTCAACATTAATGCCAGAGATTTTGGCATAGACGGAACCCGCGAAGCGTGCGGTTCAACGATGGCTTTTCTCATGGCTCTTGTACTGGACGAGGGGAACAGGGATCTCTACCCATTTTTCATTTCAGGGGCCATAGCCGATAAACAGGATATTGGGGGACTCAGGGGAATTAATGAAACCCTTGGCCGGGAGTACGGAAAAGATTATGAAACGGTTCATACCCTCAACCTGGAGGGCGGTAAAGTCAAGGATGCCATTACGTATTCCACTGATCCATTCTTCAGTGATCTTACCGGAAACCCCGAAAACGTGAACGGACTTCTTTCAAGACTCGGAATAGATCCAGAGTCAAGTGTCTATGATCTTCAGGATAACGATAAAAGCACCCTGTCAAATGCCCTGGCGGCAAAGCTGATTAGCCAGAACGTCGGTCTGGAAGCCATGAAGTACCTTGAAAACGATATAGTGAGGTTCAACGAGATTGGGTATTCATCAAAAGAGATCAGCAGCATAGTTGATGGCAACAGCAAGATAGGGAAGAACTCTATTCCTGTTCAGTATTTCCTAGGTGACGAATCCGTGAAAGATGAGATGATATCAAACTGGAGGATATCTAGGACAAAGCTCATTGAATACACCTACAGGGTATTGAAAGACATATATGAACAGGACAGCATAAGGTACTTCTATGCCCCTGAAGGTGAAATGACGGGTTCCATAAGCGGAATACTCTCGCTTTACCTGCTTAAACAGGACAAACCGTTGATCGGCTTCAATGCTGGATCTGAAAACACTAAGGTATCCTCCCGCGGAACAAGGAAGCTCGTGCAGATGGGGCTCAACCTATCAGTGGTAATGCGAGAGGCAGCCACGCAGGTTGGTGGAAGCGGAGGCGGTCACGATATAGCTGCTGGAGCCGTAATACCTAGAGGAAAAGAAAAACAGTTCGTCGAGATTGCAAACGATCTTGTGAAGGGACAGCTTTCTGGGGCTACTACCTGA
- a CDS encoding 16S rRNA methyltransferase produces MVCVLTIVIADAELETVPIEMREDYSIQKISRERKKRPENMILDSNFMHASIERYFPGESRRRGRPDIIHILMLVALESILNKIGSLRIMIHTRNNLIIDVSPETRIPRAYNRFIGLFEKLFSERKIVADGKALLSIRDGTVHDALGKSAQHVVVLAPGGEISSVSEVVREPGDLVVVIGGFSEGNYKSDLGQYGRRTIFREELTIWSVAMEVITEYERKNDFMKGYSLDRLPRGSREI; encoded by the coding sequence GTGGTATGCGTGCTCACCATCGTCATAGCAGATGCTGAACTTGAAACCGTCCCCATTGAGATGAGGGAGGACTACTCCATACAGAAGATTTCAAGAGAAAGGAAGAAACGCCCTGAGAACATGATTCTCGATTCCAATTTTATGCACGCCTCCATCGAGAGATATTTTCCTGGAGAATCAAGACGCAGAGGCAGACCCGACATCATTCATATACTTATGTTGGTCGCCCTAGAGTCCATACTGAACAAGATCGGCAGCCTGAGGATAATGATACATACAAGAAATAACCTGATAATAGATGTTTCCCCGGAAACGAGAATCCCGAGAGCCTACAACAGGTTCATCGGGCTATTTGAGAAACTATTTTCAGAGAGAAAAATAGTTGCTGATGGCAAGGCCCTCCTATCGATCCGGGATGGCACCGTTCATGACGCATTAGGAAAATCCGCGCAACATGTTGTGGTACTTGCACCTGGTGGAGAGATATCCAGCGTCAGCGAGGTGGTTAGAGAACCCGGCGACCTAGTGGTTGTGATAGGTGGTTTCTCTGAAGGCAATTATAAGTCAGATCTTGGTCAATATGGAAGGCGTACAATTTTCAGGGAAGAACTGACCATCTGGTCTGTGGCGATGGAAGTCATAACGGAGTATGAAAGGAAAAACGACTTCATGAAAGGTTATTCTCTGGATCGCCTGCCGCGAGGAAGCAGAGAAATCTGA
- a CDS encoding flagella accessory protein C — MKRGKKETTATNETIYKNQPQQIPGADAGQVQSENDKFVESVNQRIANLENDLGKLNTTTDSLKRNIGEIRTELEAMKENVKLVVSLYEMVSKDFNPFMDTTPEEIKAITDKMREDMDEMNRKITSAIDDLGELYGTPNLDAIISETSGGETSDQ; from the coding sequence ATGAAACGGGGGAAAAAGGAGACCACAGCCACCAACGAAACTATCTACAAAAACCAACCCCAGCAAATCCCAGGAGCAGATGCGGGCCAGGTCCAATCTGAGAACGACAAGTTCGTAGAGAGTGTGAACCAGAGAATAGCCAATCTCGAAAACGATCTGGGAAAGCTGAATACGACCACCGACAGTCTCAAAAGGAATATCGGTGAAATTCGTACTGAACTGGAGGCCATGAAGGAGAATGTCAAACTGGTTGTCTCGCTATACGAGATGGTCTCAAAAGACTTTAATCCTTTTATGGATACTACTCCGGAAGAGATAAAGGCTATCACGGATAAAATGAGGGAAGACATGGATGAGATGAATAGAAAAATCACATCGGCTATAGATGATCTGGGAGAGCTCTACGGAACTCCGAACCTGGACGCAATAATCTCGGAAACAAGCGGAGGAGAGACAAGTGATCAATGA
- a CDS encoding THUMP domain-containing protein: MYIIRYSEIGLKGRKARNEMENLLARNVLKSLKNHGIGGTVKKESGRILIYPDREDGKAELAIESTMGVKSFSRCIEYRAEKFEEIVEIAKSHFSDAVRGKKFAVRSRRSGNQNFTSMDIDRAVGSALYDYSAGVDLHNPDIEIGLEIRDSLLFLYDRIIRGPGGLPLGSQGKLISLMSGGIDSPVATWMMMKRGSPCDIVFISLAHPVDTVAFLNSATKLLGRWCVGYDPMLHIIDGRPLIEKLSNEDRYHYQNVEFKKVLYLIAQGLAQEYGHLGIVTGESLGQVSSQTAENLAALSHGMDIPIFRPLIGMDKDEIVDIARRIDTLPDSDLGEFCSLFADRPITKIRADTLEDDMRGLDLTENLVRNRFSLRFSEIEKYKASIMDTADTVKGIQPNSIVIDLRSAASYDQWHYPGAISASLGDIGEIFSKHGKDRVYIVYCKKGLQSANAASKIKSLGGNAFYSNETSIRKLSGSALAGKG; encoded by the coding sequence GTGTACATCATCAGGTATTCCGAGATAGGCCTGAAGGGAAGAAAGGCAAGAAATGAGATGGAGAATCTCCTTGCCAGAAACGTTTTGAAGAGCCTCAAAAACCACGGCATTGGAGGCACAGTAAAGAAGGAATCCGGAAGAATCCTGATCTATCCAGATAGAGAAGACGGGAAAGCTGAACTGGCCATTGAATCTACAATGGGGGTGAAGTCATTTTCCCGGTGCATAGAATATCGGGCTGAAAAGTTCGAGGAAATTGTTGAAATTGCAAAGTCACACTTTTCTGATGCCGTCAGGGGTAAGAAATTCGCTGTAAGATCCAGGAGGAGTGGAAATCAAAATTTCACCTCGATGGACATCGACAGGGCAGTGGGGTCCGCTCTATATGATTATTCAGCGGGGGTTGATCTCCACAACCCCGATATAGAGATCGGTCTAGAAATCAGGGATTCGCTTCTATTTCTTTATGACAGGATAATAAGGGGACCGGGGGGACTGCCTCTTGGTTCACAGGGAAAGCTCATCAGTTTGATGTCAGGAGGCATCGATTCACCTGTGGCCACTTGGATGATGATGAAACGCGGCTCACCATGCGACATAGTTTTCATTTCGCTGGCTCATCCCGTGGATACTGTTGCATTTCTGAATTCTGCTACAAAACTCCTTGGAAGATGGTGTGTCGGGTATGATCCCATGTTGCACATAATCGACGGCAGGCCTCTGATAGAAAAGTTGTCAAATGAAGACCGGTACCACTATCAGAATGTTGAGTTCAAGAAGGTTCTTTACTTGATAGCTCAGGGCCTGGCGCAGGAATATGGCCACCTGGGCATTGTTACAGGAGAATCCCTTGGGCAGGTTTCTTCACAAACTGCAGAGAATCTCGCTGCTCTTAGCCATGGCATGGACATTCCAATATTCAGACCGCTGATCGGCATGGACAAGGATGAGATCGTGGACATTGCTAGAAGAATAGATACACTCCCTGACTCAGACCTGGGCGAATTCTGCTCGTTGTTTGCGGACAGGCCGATCACGAAGATTCGCGCGGACACGCTTGAAGATGATATGAGAGGCCTCGACTTAACAGAAAACCTTGTGAGGAACAGGTTCTCATTGCGTTTCTCGGAAATAGAAAAGTACAAGGCCTCGATCATGGATACCGCCGATACTGTGAAGGGTATACAGCCCAATTCCATTGTTATTGACCTTAGAAGTGCAGCAAGCTATGATCAGTGGCATTACCCTGGAGCGATCAGTGCAAGTCTGGGTGATATTGGGGAAATATTCTCCAAGCACGGAAAGGACAGAGTTTACATAGTTTATTGCAAGAAAGGCCTACAGAGTGCCAATGCCGCTTCAAAGATAAAATCTCTGGGTGGAAACGCTTTCTATTCCAACGAAACATCCATCAGGAAATTATCAGGATCCGCTCTGGCTGGAAAGGGCTAG
- a CDS encoding gamma carbonic anhydrase family protein, translated as MTFLTWITSHSMTIKIGKNVYIAPTAVILGDVEISDGVSVFDSAVIRGDMNTIWIGQDSNVQDNVTIHTDSGNPTAIGKNVSIGHNAVVHGATVDDNVIIGMASVILNGAHIRSGTVVAAGSVVKENFESHENSLLAGIPAEEKRISDSLLEYAIANGRSYQAIRDRYLAGGVDRISGEMRSS; from the coding sequence ATGACGTTTTTAACGTGGATAACATCCCACTCAATGACCATAAAGATAGGAAAGAATGTTTACATCGCTCCCACAGCTGTGATTCTCGGTGATGTGGAAATCTCTGACGGGGTTTCAGTTTTTGACAGTGCAGTCATCAGAGGTGACATGAATACAATATGGATAGGACAGGATTCAAACGTCCAGGACAATGTTACCATACACACAGATTCAGGGAATCCCACTGCAATTGGAAAGAACGTATCCATCGGGCACAATGCGGTTGTACATGGAGCCACTGTGGACGACAACGTCATAATTGGAATGGCCTCGGTGATTCTCAACGGCGCACATATAAGGTCTGGCACGGTTGTTGCAGCCGGTTCTGTGGTAAAGGAAAATTTTGAGTCACACGAAAATTCCCTTCTTGCAGGAATCCCGGCTGAGGAGAAACGCATATCCGATTCCTTGCTCGAATACGCAATAGCAAACGGAAGGTCGTACCAGGCAATCAGGGACAGGTATCTTGCCGGGGGCGTGGACAGGATCAGCGGAGAGATGCGAAGTTCATGA
- a CDS encoding chlorite dismutase family protein produces the protein MAEEIYMMVISYRFRSPFFTLTMEKRSSLSTGVADIISSFSKETTNFLSYRSMRYDGDIIFWCSSHSPETLESIKYTLNDKFTGYLKANYSMISLYEDSPYLKPGLALDDTLRQDPMKYFVAYPMSKEPEWYLIDYEERKKIMAEHIGMALADPEGRSVRSYTTYSYGLGDQEFVVIYETDSLAAWSHATKKLREAKARKWIINETPILVGIHKAAGALLLNDQKRESS, from the coding sequence TTGGCTGAAGAAATTTATATGATGGTAATTTCCTACAGGTTCAGGTCCCCATTCTTTACCCTGACCATGGAGAAGAGGTCCTCTCTCTCCACTGGTGTGGCCGACATTATCAGCAGCTTCTCAAAGGAAACTACGAACTTCCTCTCCTATCGATCGATGAGATATGATGGCGACATTATTTTCTGGTGCTCCTCCCACAGTCCAGAAACCCTGGAGTCCATAAAGTATACGCTTAATGACAAGTTTACAGGCTACCTAAAGGCAAATTATAGCATGATATCACTGTACGAAGATTCTCCCTATCTCAAGCCAGGGCTTGCTCTTGACGATACACTGCGTCAGGATCCTATGAAGTATTTTGTCGCCTATCCGATGAGCAAGGAACCTGAGTGGTATCTCATAGACTACGAAGAGAGGAAGAAAATCATGGCGGAACACATAGGGATGGCTCTTGCTGACCCTGAAGGAAGATCCGTGAGATCCTACACTACCTATTCATATGGACTCGGCGATCAGGAGTTTGTAGTAATCTATGAAACAGACTCACTGGCCGCATGGTCACATGCAACTAAGAAGCTCAGGGAGGCCAAAGCCAGGAAGTGGATTATAAATGAGACTCCCATACTTGTTGGGATACACAAGGCGGCAGGTGCATTGCTTCTTAACGATCAGAAACGTGAATCCTCATAA
- a CDS encoding 30S ribosomal protein S15 yields the protein MARMHTRKRGKSGSNRVYGQGRPAWLSVSDEEISKSILDLNKQGLSNSLIGIRLRDQYGVPGSKPILGKKIGSVLRENGIKPDLPEDLSHLINRYKNVRKHTESNRKDMSNIRGEMLIMSKMLRLVRYYKRKGSIAPEWNLSKVL from the coding sequence ATGGCACGAATGCATACAAGGAAGCGTGGAAAATCCGGATCGAACAGGGTTTATGGTCAGGGAAGACCCGCATGGTTAAGCGTAAGCGATGAAGAAATATCTAAGTCTATTCTAGATTTGAACAAGCAGGGACTTTCGAATTCATTGATAGGGATAAGACTGAGGGATCAATACGGCGTCCCCGGATCTAAGCCTATCCTTGGCAAGAAGATTGGCTCCGTATTGAGGGAAAATGGGATAAAACCTGACCTTCCCGAGGATCTGAGCCATCTTATAAACAGGTACAAGAACGTGAGGAAACATACAGAGTCCAACAGGAAAGATATGAGCAACATAAGGGGAGAGATGCTCATAATGTCAAAAATGCTTAGACTTGTGAGGTATTACAAGCGCAAGGGCAGCATTGCACCTGAATGGAACCTCAGTAAAGTGCTGTAA